The following proteins are encoded in a genomic region of Nocardioides renjunii:
- a CDS encoding sirohydrochlorin chelatase has translation MAAPALVALAHGSRDPRSAATIKALVAEVKAMRPDLRVETAFLDLSKPSFDTVVDRLVKAGHDEIVVVPLLLTEAYHAKVDVPEAVAAAMARHEGVRIQASRILGMEAAFLEVLDVRLRDALKAARVRELDALVLAAAGSSDPLANQAVARIARTWGARHRLPVTAAFASAAPPAAGEAVRAFRAEGKRHIAVASFFLAPGRLPDRATELAVEAGAVAVSDPLGAHPAVARAVLARYAVGAVELVPV, from the coding sequence ATGGCTGCTCCTGCTCTGGTTGCCCTGGCCCACGGAAGCCGGGACCCGCGCTCAGCCGCGACGATCAAGGCGCTCGTCGCCGAGGTCAAGGCCATGCGTCCCGACCTCCGGGTCGAGACGGCGTTCCTCGACCTCTCCAAGCCGAGCTTCGACACCGTGGTCGACCGGCTGGTCAAGGCGGGCCACGACGAGATCGTCGTCGTCCCGCTCCTGCTCACCGAGGCCTACCACGCCAAGGTCGATGTGCCCGAGGCCGTCGCGGCGGCCATGGCCCGCCACGAAGGCGTCCGCATCCAGGCCAGCCGGATCCTCGGCATGGAGGCCGCCTTCCTCGAGGTCCTCGACGTCCGCCTGCGCGACGCGCTGAAGGCCGCGCGGGTCCGGGAGCTCGACGCGCTCGTGCTCGCCGCGGCCGGCTCGTCCGACCCGCTCGCCAACCAGGCGGTCGCTCGGATCGCCCGCACCTGGGGCGCCCGGCACCGGCTCCCGGTCACGGCGGCGTTCGCGTCGGCCGCTCCCCCGGCCGCCGGCGAGGCGGTGCGCGCCTTCCGCGCCGAGGGCAAGCGCCACATCGCGGTCGCGTCGTTCTTCCTGGCCCCCGGCCGCCTGCCGGACCGGGCCACCGAGCTCGCCGTCGAGGCCGGCGCCGTCGCCGTCTCCGACCCGCTGGGCGCCCACCCCGCCGTGGCGCGGGCCGTGCTGGCTCGCTACGCCGTCGGCGCGGTGGAGCTCGTCCCCGTCTGA
- a CDS encoding DNA alkylation repair protein, which yields MTYVGAVRAALAEVGDPERAAQQQAYMKSDLPYVGLGSPELKKLLRPLLQEHRFVDRGSWEAAVLELWEDAAHREEWYAAIALLRHRAYRGWLDPDLLPLLEELVRTGAWWDVVDEIAGHVVGHVLLEHRPDATPVMDAWSVDADSLWVRRTAMLSQLRHGEDTDTALLARVLVANLDDTAYGREFFVRKALGWALRQHARTDPDWVRAFVRTHDARLSGLSRREALKHLG from the coding sequence GACCCGGAGCGGGCGGCGCAGCAGCAGGCCTACATGAAGTCGGACCTGCCCTACGTCGGCCTGGGCTCACCAGAGCTCAAGAAGCTGCTGCGGCCGCTGCTGCAGGAGCACCGGTTCGTCGACCGCGGGTCCTGGGAGGCGGCGGTCCTGGAGCTGTGGGAGGACGCGGCCCATCGCGAGGAGTGGTACGCCGCGATCGCGCTGCTGCGGCACCGCGCGTACCGTGGGTGGCTCGACCCCGACCTGCTGCCGCTGCTGGAGGAGCTGGTGCGCACCGGCGCGTGGTGGGACGTGGTGGACGAGATCGCCGGTCACGTCGTCGGCCACGTGCTGCTCGAGCACCGCCCGGACGCGACGCCGGTGATGGACGCGTGGTCCGTGGACGCCGACAGCCTGTGGGTCCGGCGTACGGCGATGCTCTCGCAGCTGCGTCACGGCGAGGACACCGACACCGCCCTGCTCGCCCGCGTGCTCGTCGCGAACCTCGACGACACCGCCTACGGCCGGGAGTTCTTCGTGCGCAAGGCGCTCGGGTGGGCGCTGCGCCAGCACGCGCGGACCGACCCGGACTGGGTCCGCGCCTTCGTCAGGACGCACGACGCCCGGCTGAGCGGGCTGTCGCGCCGCGAGGCGCTCAAGCACCTCGGCTGA
- a CDS encoding phosphoadenylyl-sulfate reductase, protein MSLSTRAARAFKGTHTEGRTPEELRELVSHVGAELELAPAEVIIEWAVATFGDRFAITSSMGDAVLAHLASKVAPGLDVVFLDTGYHFVETIGTRDAVEATLPVNLLTITPKQTVAEQDAEHGTDLYKTDPDLCCALRKVAPLNDALSRYDAWATGLRRAETHNRVIAPVVGWDARKGKVKVSPLARWSDEQVERYIVDNGVLVNPLLHDGYPSIGCWPCTRRVAPGDDPRSGRWAGTTKTECGIHA, encoded by the coding sequence GTGAGCCTCTCCACCCGCGCCGCGCGCGCCTTCAAGGGCACCCACACCGAGGGACGTACGCCGGAGGAGCTGCGCGAGCTGGTCTCCCACGTCGGCGCCGAGCTCGAGCTGGCCCCCGCCGAGGTCATCATCGAGTGGGCCGTCGCGACGTTCGGCGACCGCTTCGCCATCACCTCCTCGATGGGCGACGCCGTGCTGGCGCACCTCGCGTCAAAGGTGGCCCCCGGCCTCGACGTGGTCTTCCTCGACACCGGCTACCACTTCGTCGAGACCATCGGCACCCGCGACGCCGTCGAGGCGACGCTGCCGGTCAACCTGCTGACCATCACCCCGAAGCAGACCGTGGCCGAGCAGGACGCCGAGCACGGCACGGACCTCTACAAGACCGACCCGGACCTCTGCTGCGCCCTGCGCAAGGTCGCGCCGCTCAACGACGCGCTCTCGCGCTACGACGCCTGGGCCACCGGCCTGCGCCGCGCCGAGACCCACAACCGGGTCATCGCGCCGGTCGTCGGCTGGGACGCGCGCAAGGGGAAGGTCAAGGTGTCGCCCCTCGCCCGCTGGAGCGACGAGCAGGTCGAGCGCTACATCGTCGACAACGGCGTGCTGGTCAACCCGCTCCTCCACGACGGCTACCCCAGCATCGGCTGCTGGCCCTGCACCCGCCGCGTCGCCCCCGGCGACGACCCGCGCAGCGGTCGGTGGGCCGGCACCACCAAGACGGAGTGCGGGATCCATGCCTAG